The following DNA comes from Malania oleifera isolate guangnan ecotype guangnan chromosome 12, ASM2987363v1, whole genome shotgun sequence.
GACGGAAATATCATCAGAACAGATTGCCCAAATACCAATGGTTGGATTCAATGCTTCTTCATGAAACCTTGAGCCATCTTAATGTAGTCTCCGTACCCACTTCCCGAATGCCCGCCGCCGTCACCCTGCGGCGGCGATTGGCCAGCCGTATGAGTCGTGGTGGTGGTGGTTGTGGTGTAGCCGGAACCATCGGCGACGGTGGTGGAATGGGAAGTGTGGTACTGGTGGAGGTAATTCCCCGCCTTGTCGACGTACGTGCCGAAGCCCTTCTCATCGAGCTTGCCGTAGTGGG
Coding sequences within:
- the LOC131143719 gene encoding nodulin-related protein 1-like; amino-acid sequence: MESTSPDHKKHGGRPEKHHQPSSSELLSSAKLVADAAKSALRHDTDKLDKGRVAGAAADILDAASHYGKLDEKGFGTYVDKAGNYLHQYHTSHSTTVADGSGYTTTTTTTTHTAGQSPPQGDGGGHSGSGYGDYIKMAQGFMKKH